In Phyllobacterium zundukense, one DNA window encodes the following:
- a CDS encoding nitroreductase family protein: MDTSVTPSIIEFLSTRSSTPISAIGLPAPSDDEIETMVRIASRVPDHGRLTPWRFILYRGEARERVGKYLADLAEEREGPLTEQRREQELKRFARAPLVIGVIFAPVEHHIPEWEQFLSSGAAAMKLCLAANALGYATNWISNWYSSDEKGRTLLGLAPHERVTGFVHIGSCPQKVPERPRPEVKDILSEYSGPWEG, from the coding sequence ATGGATACGTCTGTTACCCCTTCCATCATTGAATTTCTGTCAACGCGCAGCTCAACGCCGATTTCAGCAATCGGGCTTCCTGCCCCATCTGACGATGAAATCGAAACGATGGTTCGCATCGCCTCGCGCGTCCCTGACCACGGCCGTCTGACTCCATGGCGTTTCATTCTCTATCGGGGCGAAGCGCGCGAACGGGTTGGAAAATATCTCGCGGACCTTGCCGAGGAACGCGAAGGCCCGCTGACAGAGCAACGCCGGGAGCAGGAATTGAAACGCTTTGCCCGCGCGCCATTGGTCATCGGCGTGATTTTCGCACCGGTCGAACATCACATTCCTGAATGGGAACAGTTCCTCTCGTCCGGGGCAGCTGCCATGAAACTATGCCTCGCGGCGAACGCTCTCGGCTATGCCACCAACTGGATCAGCAACTGGTATTCTTCCGACGAAAAGGGCCGTACTTTGCTCGGATTGGCGCCGCATGAGCGCGTTACCGGGTTTGTTCACATCGGCAGCTGCCCGCAAAAAGTGCCGGAACGCCCTCGGCCTGAAGTCAAGGACATCCTTTCCGAATATTCCGGTCCGTGGGAAGGCTGA
- a CDS encoding MaoC family dehydratase yields the protein MAGLYLEDFEIGHVFQHTLRKTVTESDNMLFSVMTLNPQPLHIDFDFASKTEWGKPLVNSLFTLGLMIGISVNDTTVGTTIANLGMTDVTFPAPLFHGDTVRVETQVISARRSKSKPDRGIVEFEHRAFNQFGVLVAQCTRQAMMKSKGAA from the coding sequence ATGGCCGGGCTATATCTGGAAGACTTTGAAATCGGGCATGTATTTCAGCACACATTGCGCAAGACCGTGACCGAAAGCGACAACATGCTGTTTTCCGTCATGACGCTCAACCCGCAGCCGCTGCATATCGATTTCGATTTCGCCAGCAAGACCGAATGGGGCAAACCACTGGTCAATTCCCTGTTCACACTTGGTCTGATGATCGGCATTTCGGTCAACGACACAACAGTTGGAACAACAATCGCCAATCTCGGCATGACGGATGTGACGTTCCCCGCGCCACTGTTTCATGGCGATACCGTGCGGGTGGAGACACAGGTGATCTCAGCGAGGCGATCGAAATCGAAGCCGGATCGCGGCATCGTCGAGTTTGAACACCGGGCCTTCAATCAATTCGGTGTGCTTGTCGCCCAGTGCACACGGCAGGCCATGATGAAGTCGAAGGGTGCCGCCTGA
- a CDS encoding HpcH/HpaI aldolase/citrate lyase family protein, with translation MRSLLFVPGDSEKKLEKGLTSGADVLLIDLEDSVSAERKETARRIAADFLTANRDRLSPRLFVRINDLTSGLANDDLTAVMPALPHGILLPKSNSGKDVTRLAAKLNVHEARAGVAEGSTQILAIITETAIGTLSAASYPDVSTRLIGLSWGAEDLSAAIGARKARDESGRYTDVFRLARAVTILGASAAEVAAIDTVYINYRDDGGLARECMDAERDGFTGKLAIHPAQVPIINETFTPSAEAVEHARKIIDAFSADPSAGVIGIDGQMFDRPHLRRAERLVARTKSTT, from the coding sequence ATGCGCTCGCTGCTGTTCGTTCCGGGCGATTCAGAAAAGAAACTGGAGAAAGGCCTGACCAGCGGGGCCGATGTTTTGCTGATCGATCTTGAGGATTCCGTCAGCGCGGAACGCAAGGAAACCGCCAGAAGGATCGCCGCCGACTTTTTGACGGCCAATCGTGACCGCCTCTCGCCTCGCCTGTTCGTCCGTATCAATGATCTGACCAGCGGGCTGGCGAATGACGATCTCACGGCGGTGATGCCGGCCCTGCCCCACGGCATTCTCCTGCCGAAGTCCAATAGCGGCAAGGACGTTACGCGTCTTGCGGCCAAGCTCAACGTTCACGAGGCGCGAGCAGGCGTTGCTGAAGGATCAACGCAGATCCTCGCCATCATCACCGAAACGGCAATTGGAACGCTTTCAGCAGCGAGCTATCCCGATGTTTCGACGCGTCTGATCGGCCTCAGCTGGGGCGCGGAAGACCTGTCCGCTGCCATAGGAGCGCGTAAGGCCCGCGACGAGTCAGGCCGGTATACGGATGTGTTCCGGCTGGCGCGCGCGGTGACAATTCTCGGTGCATCGGCGGCGGAAGTCGCAGCGATCGATACGGTCTACATCAACTATCGCGACGATGGGGGTCTGGCACGTGAATGCATGGATGCCGAGCGCGACGGCTTTACCGGCAAGCTTGCCATTCACCCGGCACAGGTGCCGATCATCAATGAGACATTCACGCCATCTGCTGAAGCTGTTGAACATGCAAGAAAGATCATCGACGCCTTTTCAGCGGATCCCTCGGCCGGAGTTATCGGTATCGATGGCCAGATGTTTGACCGGCCGCATCTGCGCCGGGCCGAGCGGCTTGTTGCCCGGACCAAGTCAACTACCTGA
- a CDS encoding lysophospholipid acyltransferase family protein: MQFPELSYANDTQTRLTQWLIRSIEGLSGRNYYAQLYNTWRNDIVPAGIDVFCRMMDLINVRLDIVDQWPPRELPDTPLVIIANHPFGIGDGIASLALAEQLGRPFRVLINNDLLKVPEIRPYALPVCFDETKEAMAMNMATRHEAVRLLKEGVTIVVFPAGGVATAPKGFGRAEDLPWKIFPAKLVQQAKASVIPVYFGGQNGRFFHLASKVSMTLRISLLIREFRRLSGKSINVRIGRVIGWEELKPFEDRKRLLEYLYDAVFSLEPKTR; encoded by the coding sequence GTGCAGTTTCCAGAGCTCTCCTATGCCAATGACACGCAGACACGTCTGACCCAATGGCTCATCCGCTCCATCGAAGGCCTGTCCGGTCGCAACTATTATGCTCAGCTATACAATACCTGGCGGAACGACATCGTCCCTGCGGGTATCGATGTGTTCTGCCGCATGATGGATCTGATCAACGTTCGTCTCGATATTGTGGATCAATGGCCGCCACGGGAATTGCCGGACACACCCTTGGTCATCATCGCCAACCACCCCTTTGGCATTGGCGACGGCATCGCGTCCCTGGCATTGGCCGAACAGCTCGGCCGTCCGTTCCGGGTGCTGATCAATAACGATCTCCTGAAAGTCCCGGAGATTCGCCCGTATGCGCTTCCCGTTTGTTTCGACGAGACGAAGGAAGCGATGGCGATGAACATGGCGACACGCCACGAGGCCGTACGGCTGCTTAAGGAGGGGGTGACCATCGTCGTCTTTCCGGCGGGCGGTGTAGCGACGGCGCCGAAGGGTTTTGGCCGTGCCGAGGATTTGCCATGGAAAATCTTTCCGGCAAAGCTTGTACAGCAGGCGAAAGCGTCGGTCATTCCGGTTTATTTTGGCGGCCAGAATGGCCGTTTCTTCCACCTTGCCAGCAAGGTGTCGATGACGCTGCGCATTTCGCTGTTGATTCGGGAATTCCGCCGGTTGTCCGGCAAATCAATCAATGTGCGCATCGGCCGCGTCATTGGATGGGAAGAACTGAAACCGTTTGAGGACCGCAAGCGTCTGCTGGAATATCTCTACGACGCGGTTTTCTCACTCGAGCCAAAGACCCGCTAA
- the thrS gene encoding threonine--tRNA ligase, translating to MSQTVAKTVSMQFPDGSKREYDAAMTGAELADSISKSLAKKAVAYAVDGVVRDLSDPLQDSGKIEILTREDPRALELIRHDCAHVLAEAVQELFPGTQVTIGPVIENGFYYDFAKNEPFTPDDLPVIEKKMREIIARNKPFTKEIWSREKARKIFAEKGETYKVELVNAIPEGQDLKIYAQGDWYDLCRGPHMASTGQIGSSFKLMKVAGAYWRGDSNNPMLSRIYGTAFTNDADLQSYLHMLEEAEKRDHRRLGREMDLFHFQEEGPGVVFWHPKGWRMFQSLVSYMRRRLDSHGYSEVNAPQVLDKSLWETSGHWGWYRDNMFKVTVAGDETDDERVFALKPMNCPGHVQIFKHGLKSYRDLPVKLAEFGNVHRYEPSGALHGLMRVRGFTQDDAHIFCTDEQMEAECLRINDLILTTYADFGFQGITVKLSTRPDKRVGSDELWDRAEEVMSKVLKTIEEQSGGTIKTAINPGEGAFYGPKFEYVLRDAIGRDWQCGTTQVDFNLPERFGAFYIDSTSEKKQPVMIHRAICGSMERFLGILIENYAGHMPLWFAPVQVVVATITSEADEYGKQVAKELKAAGLQVITDFRNEKINYKVREHSLQKVPVILVCGMREAEERSVNMRRLGSQNQTSLNLDDAIRQLADEATPPDLLRVAAE from the coding sequence ATGTCACAGACAGTTGCAAAAACTGTGTCCATGCAATTCCCCGATGGCTCGAAGCGCGAATACGATGCTGCCATGACCGGTGCGGAACTTGCCGATTCCATTTCCAAATCACTTGCCAAAAAAGCCGTCGCCTATGCGGTCGATGGTGTTGTGCGTGATTTGTCCGACCCGCTGCAAGATTCGGGTAAGATCGAGATCCTGACCCGCGAAGATCCGCGCGCGCTGGAATTGATCCGGCACGACTGCGCTCACGTTCTTGCCGAAGCGGTACAGGAACTGTTTCCCGGGACCCAGGTCACCATCGGTCCAGTGATCGAGAATGGCTTTTATTACGATTTCGCCAAGAACGAGCCTTTCACGCCCGACGACCTGCCGGTGATCGAGAAGAAGATGCGGGAAATCATTGCCCGCAACAAACCGTTCACCAAGGAAATCTGGTCACGCGAAAAGGCGCGTAAAATCTTTGCGGAGAAGGGCGAGACCTACAAGGTTGAGCTCGTGAACGCCATTCCCGAAGGCCAGGATCTGAAGATCTACGCGCAGGGCGATTGGTACGATCTGTGCCGCGGTCCGCATATGGCGTCGACGGGCCAGATCGGCAGTTCCTTCAAGTTGATGAAGGTTGCCGGTGCCTATTGGCGCGGTGACAGCAACAATCCCATGCTCAGCCGAATCTATGGAACGGCATTCACCAACGACGCAGATCTGCAGTCCTATCTGCACATGCTGGAGGAAGCGGAAAAGCGCGACCATCGCCGTCTTGGCCGGGAAATGGACCTGTTCCACTTCCAGGAAGAGGGACCGGGCGTTGTTTTCTGGCATCCAAAAGGCTGGCGGATGTTCCAGAGTCTTGTCAGCTATATGCGGCGCAGGCTGGACAGCCACGGCTATAGCGAAGTCAACGCACCGCAGGTGCTCGACAAGTCGCTATGGGAGACGTCGGGCCACTGGGGCTGGTACCGGGACAATATGTTCAAGGTTACGGTTGCCGGTGACGAAACCGATGATGAGCGCGTTTTCGCATTGAAGCCAATGAACTGCCCCGGCCATGTGCAGATCTTCAAGCATGGGTTGAAGTCCTATCGCGATCTGCCGGTAAAGCTTGCGGAATTCGGCAATGTCCATCGCTACGAGCCATCGGGCGCGCTGCATGGCCTGATGCGCGTGCGCGGCTTCACGCAGGATGATGCGCATATTTTCTGCACCGACGAGCAGATGGAAGCGGAATGTCTGCGCATCAATGATCTGATCCTGACGACCTATGCCGATTTCGGTTTCCAAGGCATCACGGTGAAGCTATCGACGCGCCCGGACAAACGCGTTGGTTCGGACGAGTTGTGGGATCGCGCCGAAGAGGTCATGAGCAAGGTGCTCAAGACCATCGAGGAGCAGTCAGGCGGCACAATCAAGACGGCGATCAATCCAGGCGAGGGTGCCTTCTATGGTCCCAAGTTCGAATATGTGCTGCGCGATGCCATCGGTCGTGACTGGCAATGCGGTACGACGCAGGTCGATTTTAATCTGCCGGAGCGGTTTGGTGCCTTCTACATCGACTCGACCTCGGAGAAGAAGCAGCCGGTGATGATCCATCGCGCCATCTGCGGTTCGATGGAACGCTTCCTCGGCATTCTTATCGAGAACTACGCCGGACACATGCCGCTGTGGTTTGCGCCGGTCCAGGTGGTCGTCGCCACGATCACGTCCGAGGCCGATGAATACGGCAAGCAAGTGGCCAAGGAGCTGAAAGCGGCCGGTCTTCAGGTTATCACCGACTTCCGCAACGAGAAGATCAACTACAAGGTGCGTGAGCATTCGCTGCAGAAGGTGCCGGTCATTCTCGTTTGCGGCATGCGTGAGGCCGAGGAGCGTTCGGTCAACATGCGGCGCCTTGGTTCGCAGAACCAGACGTCGCTGAACCTGGATGATGCAATCCGTCAGCTTGCAGACGAAGCAACGCCGCCCGATCTGCTGCGCGTCGCGGCGGAGTAA
- a CDS encoding flavin reductase family protein: MFYRYEDGHGLPHDPLKAIVSPRPIGWISSRSKEGKVNLAPYSFFNMISTKPCMLMFSSEGYKDSVAFIEETGEFAANLVSANLSVAMNATSVNAPRGVSEFEYSGLTPTDCTLIGAPRVAEAYATLECVLTDVQNPKDRHGNPVSAFVVIGEVVGVHINEAILTNGLVDMTKAQPVSRLGYMDFASVSETFQMFRPRWNESGS; the protein is encoded by the coding sequence ATGTTCTACAGGTATGAGGATGGCCACGGCCTGCCGCACGATCCATTGAAGGCGATTGTTTCTCCGCGCCCGATCGGTTGGATTTCCAGCAGATCGAAAGAGGGCAAGGTCAATCTCGCGCCTTACTCCTTCTTCAACATGATCAGCACCAAGCCTTGCATGCTCATGTTCTCATCGGAAGGTTACAAGGACAGTGTGGCGTTCATCGAGGAGACGGGCGAATTCGCCGCCAACCTCGTGAGTGCTAACCTTTCCGTGGCCATGAACGCGACATCCGTAAACGCTCCGCGCGGGGTCAGTGAATTCGAGTATTCAGGATTGACCCCGACGGACTGCACGCTGATTGGCGCGCCGCGCGTTGCTGAAGCTTATGCAACACTTGAATGCGTCCTGACCGATGTCCAGAATCCGAAGGACCGCCATGGCAACCCGGTCAGTGCTTTCGTGGTCATTGGCGAGGTGGTCGGCGTTCACATCAACGAGGCAATCCTCACCAACGGCCTGGTGGACATGACAAAGGCACAGCCGGTTTCCCGTCTCGGCTACATGGATTTTGCCTCGGTATCCGAGACGTTTCAGATGTTCCGGCCAAGATGGAATGAATCAGGTAGTTGA